The Acanthochromis polyacanthus isolate Apoly-LR-REF ecotype Palm Island chromosome 2, KAUST_Apoly_ChrSc, whole genome shotgun sequence genome contains a region encoding:
- the senp8 gene encoding sentrin-specific protease 8, with product MDPVVLSYQDSLLRRSDVSLLEGPYWLNDQVIGFAFEYFAAERFRVLGEAMIFISPEVTQFIKCASCQDELALFLEPLDLASRRWVFLAVNDNSNQSAGGSHWSLLLYHHTSNHFAHYDSQNGSNSLHARRIASKLEPFLGAGRKALFVEEPCPAQQNSYDCGMYVICIAEALCEKARVEGSPRLPVQIITPAYITQKRAEWCRLIQSLAQNDLCCSLSFP from the coding sequence ATGGATCCTGTGGTTCTGAGCTACCAGGACAGCCTGCTGCGGCGCTCCGATGTTTCCCTGCTGGAAGGACCTTACTGGCTCAACGACCAGGTCATCGGTTTCGCCTTCGAGTACTTTGCTGCTGAGCGCTTCAGAGTCCTGGGAGAGGCCATGATCTTCATCAGCCCCGAGGTCACCCAGTTCATCAAGTGTGCTTCCTGTCAGGACGAGCTGGCTCTGTTCCTGGAGCCGCTGGATCTGGCTTCCCGCCGCTGGGTCTTCCTTGCCGTCAACGACAACTCCAACCAGTCGGCCGGAGGATCCCACTGGAGCCTGCTGCTGTACCACCACACCTCCAACCACTTCGCTCACTATGACTCTCAGAACGGCAGCAACTCGCTGCACGCCCGGCGCATCGCCAGCAAGCTGGAGCCGTTCCTGGGCGCCGGGAGGAAAGCGCTGTTCGTGGAGGAGCCCTGCCCGGCCCAGCAGAACAGCTATGACTGTGGTATGTACGTCATCTGCATCGCCGAGGCCCTGTGTGAGAAGGCCAGGGTGGAGGGATCGCCTCGCCTTCCCGTCCAAATCATCACCCCGGCTTACATCACCCAGAAGAGGGCCGAGTGGTGCAGACTGATCCAGAGTTTAGCTCAGAACGACCTCTGCTGCTCGCTGTCCTTCCCTTAG